The region GACAAATGACATTATTACTATCACGTTACTTAAATCAAAATCTAAACAccaattaagattttaaaaacaaacaaaaaacaaggaCCAACCAAGAGTTTTATTACCATGACTAAGGAAAAAAACTACACGGAATatcaaacttttcttttcacttctttttatataaaattcatgttaaacattacaaaaaatatattacattaaatattacaaaaaatttaaaatcacatATTTCAAATAGAAagctataaataaaaaaaataaaaatatattttttaattttgaaaacatcaataaccaaaaaaaaaaaaaaactacacgaatcttataaaaatgtttagccaaaaaagtcaaaacaaaaataagtttatataactcagactgaaaaaaaatattacaaatataagaGTCTCGACTCGATTGTATCAAGTGTGTGAGAATAAATATGTTCTTTAATCcatcttttatttttggatggttttaattaaacttatctcattttcaattgttgtatatatatatttttttattaatcttacATCATATCTTACAATATTgcaatttcaatttaaaataaaataaaatattataacgaTACATATAAGTAATAAATTATGATGCATCTATACTTTAATTTGTGTCATGTAATTGTAATCAACACATATTCGTATTTGATATCTTAAGATAGTTTACCgatatttatcaataaagtatctaatatataaacttttatgatgacaataatttataaatttttatgttaaaaacattcgatacatttaattttaatttggattcacataataataataataatatatttatcatactTTCCAAAAGTTGTGTACATTTTGTAATATGCATATATCacatatcatattttattatttttaaaataaatatatcgaCATATCAGATATGTATTATGATAGAAGTATTATATCTGTGCATTATAAGATTACATGAGTTTATTTCAATCGAGGGGTAATACAACCCtagttttttccttttctcttgCCAATGTTTATGTTTCTCATGGCATGCACAATAATTCCGCGATTTTATAGGTTCGCTAGGGGTGATGCTAACGAAATCAGTtgcaaaaaaacatttaattttcaaGACTAAATTAAGTCAAAATATAGTCATTAAACCACTTTAGATTGATGTGAAATGTTATCATAGACACAAAATAAAGCTAATTTAgaaccctttttttttcactgGACTAAACCACGAGTTGTCTTTCTCATCCATGCATATGTCACTATACAAAAagtttcatcaaataaaaaaaatgtgtaccaTGAAAGTAATATTTTACAATCAAGTATAacagaatatatttttttttatcaagaatGAAACAAAACAGATGACAAATGAAAACAGGATAAAAAGTTTAtgcttaacttttttttttttttctttgaaacatATGAGAGAATTAGAACGGAACAAAAACTGTAAATAactcaaaaagtaaaaaataaacaataaaaatacattttaataattttattatttaatatatttagtttatattttactattcattaaaattaaaaacatgttttataaaaaaataaaaaatcaattaatttaattctcaACCATATTTAGTTTAATGACATAAGTTGTTTAAATTTCAACCCAGATTGTGGGAAATACAAACCTAGGTTATTCCTTACCCTTTCCAACGTTTAGGTTTAGGTTTCCGATGCACATCAATTCCaatgcaaaaaataaattattctcaaACGATTTGATATGTTGTGTCCTATAAGAAACTGAAACAGTGCGTAGGCTTTTCATATTCTCAACCATGGCCGATATGATCAGTAATTTTCCCGATGATATCCTTCTAtacattttatcttttcttccaaCCAAACAAGTTGTTGTAACCAGTATTCTCTGCAAACGCTGGAATCTTCTATGGCGTTCAGTTCCCTCTTTCGATTTCCACTATGATGACCTCTTTGATTATGACCAAGAATTTGATGACGACACTCATTTTCTTAAGTTGGTGGACTCTTTTTTGCTTTGTCGTGATACTGACCAACCCATCCATAGATTTCGCCTCAATTTTTCCCCTAACTTTTATCATCCTACAAATATCGTGCCTTGGGTCAAGGCTGCAATCAATGGTAGAGTTCAACATATGGACTTTCATCTGTACTCGTTGAATGTGTTGCCATCTGTGGTGTTTAGCTGCAAAACTCTTGTAGTTCTCAAATTGGCATTTTTGATAGTGGAAAATATTCACCTTTTTCAGTTGCCCTCACTTAAAATTTTGCATTTGAATTATGTTAATTACTTACACTCAGAAGTTATAGCTATAGATCTTTCAAAGCTTTTTTCTGGGAGTCCTAATCTTGAGGACTTGGTAgtcaaatatacatatatctgTCATGAGAGTAAGTTCAACAGATTGCCCAAGTTGGTCAGAGCCAACATCGATGCGTTAGTTCCAACGGAAATTGTTAAGAATGTTGAAGTTTTGTTCATAGATTGGGTAATTGTTAAGAATGCCTATgggttttttttgttattacttTTCATTTCTGAGAAAAAGGGATTTATAATGTTTGGGTATTAATTTTGTGTGTCTTTCAGATATTTCAAGAAAACCGGAATTTTTGCTTTCACAATTTAGTTCAACTTGAATTGAACAATTTGCAGTATACTGCGGAATGGCCGCTTGAGGTCTTGGAAATACTCAAGCATTGTCCAAAGCTTCAAACTCTCGCTGTTTACATTTATAATAAGGTTTAATGATTTGAAACTTTTCAGGTATGGATTTTCTCGTTATCTTCAAACATTAGTGTTAATATATTTTCTGATTGTTGTTATCAGGACCATATTTATTCATCTGATGAAAGCCATGAGGGAGAAGTATGGCCATACTCACAACCTGTTCCTCAATGCATTTCGTTATACCTTAAAACCTGTAGGCTTGTAAATTACAAGGGTACTATAGATGAGTTTCAGTTTGCAAGATCTATTATGCAGAATGCAAAGTATTTAAGGACCATGAAAATATGCGCGGACATTGATGCTAATGATGAGGAAAAACTTGATATGATAAGAGATTTATCCTCATGCGAGAAGACCTCAAATTCTTTTACACTTTCATTTGAATAGTTAGAGAAAgtttctttttgtttgtgtttccGTTAGAAACTGCAAGAAGGTTGACATGTTTACCGATTTAAACTTCATTTCTTCATCTAATCAATGTTTGTCACTCATTGTCCCTTTTGTATTAAGCAAAGTTTGAACAATTTTCTTTCTATGTAGTACAATGTCTTATCATATTTCTTTGCTTTCTTCTGTCTCAGACTTTTGATTCAACAATCTTAGTTGAatttttccacatcatttaATTACAATAACTTCTATGCCActgaaaagaaaacatataactTATTTGGACAAATATCTGTTAAAAGACTCATAGTAAAATTCCTATAGCACTTTTAATTGTTAATACAATGTAATcttgttcacattttttttttcaagtcctATTCTTGAGGTCTTGAAAGCCAATGATACATATGTCAATCCTGAAGGAAAGTTCAACCGATTGTCCAAATTGGTCAAAGCCAACATTATTCAAGgagattttgtttcatttgaaattgTTAAGAATGCTGAAGTTTTGTCAATATATGAGGTAATATGCCTGTGAGAAGAAAGTATCATCTTttcatttaacaattttattattcattagaagaaagtaaatattttgtaataacttttataattttaagtaaatgtGTTTTCTTCTACTACAATGATTCTTATCAAAtatattgtataactttttcACTTAAAGTAATtaaggtttaaatatgtttttgttccctTAGCTTgtagtgaattttagaattagttcattttaaaactttagaccaatttaattatttatttttcaaaatatgtaaatttagtcattttaatcaaattttgttaggtttatttaatatttcaggattgtatttgagttatttatattcacgtattttgaaagatgaaagactaaattggtctaaagtttcgaaattgactaattcaaaaattcattaaaaattaatggacaaaaacatatttaatccatatttttaatcattcaaAGAGGGTTGACTATATACTAAATAATGATGTTCATAAACTACTATGAAGTACTAGTTTCCATACACTCATGTAAATAATTAGCTATATCaatcattaaataaaactaatctATCAGAATACAATACAATATGTAATATACAatgtaactaatttttaaaaaataaaagataattaccAACTACGTACTTAATTTTATACAACTAATTTCGAAATCATAAATTTCGAAGTcacttaaattttattgttaactTACAATTATGCCTTACATTGCAAACAACAATTATACAAgattacatatataattagtATTAACAAAACTGccccaataaaaaataataagagataataacattaaattgatctaatatttttactactagAAGttccttcttttattttctcaacttgttcttaaatataacttaattttgaatttaataaattaatattaaaagaaaagtatctacttattactaataataataccataAAATAAGTTGTGTATACTAGTAGAAATACAACACAAAAATTCTTAAACAGATCAAgttactttaatatatataatcggttattatattataaaaatattatataattatttatctataacaatatacaatgaagatttcttctttttgtgtctatattttaaaatatcaattttatccttcaaaatataattatttattaaatttttaaaaattgagcgatttttgtataaaatggtCTATTTCTGCTgttctctcttcttttatttattaacagttattttctcatattttctaatatatttcactttatttttaataaatataatcttaatttatatattaacttaataatataatatcacctattaatataatattatgtatatttaaaaaatgcgtacacagaCGCGATAATATATGTATGCTAGTTATcttataatatcttttatatatatatatatatatatatatatatatatatatatatatatatatatatatatatatgtatattttagataatcaattattttgaaaatattctaAAACTAATAAGTTGTTATTTCATAAGATATGAAACATAAATATCTtagaaatatttgttattatataggGATTTCTGTATATATTGGAATTGGGTGGTGAGTTATCCCTGTTCCTATAAGTAACCGAAGTAGGTTATGTACACTTTCGATATTCTCAATCATGGCTGATATCATCAGCAATTTTCCGAACGACATCCTCTGTTACATTCTATCTTTTCTTCCATCTCAACAAGTTGTTGCAACCAGTGTTCTCTCCAAGCGCTGGAACCTTCTATGGCGTTCTGTTCACTCTTTCGATTTCGATTTCGGCTACCATGGCAGAAGTATTGACACCTACGAAGTTGACTACTATCGTTTTCTCTTCTCAATGTCCTCTTTTCTGGTTTGGCGTGACAGAAACCAACCCCTCCATAGATTTCGCCTCAGGTGTCGCTCTATATTTCATTCTACTTCAAGTTGTGCTGATATTTTCAACAACTTCACCTCAAAGTCGATTAAGACTGCAGTGAGTGGATTTGGTAGAGTTCAACACATTGACCTCAATCTGGATTCGCAAATGGTCATGCCCTCGGTCGTGTTTACCTGCAAAACTCTTGTAGTTCTCAGATTGGCTCACATAACACTGAGCGAAATTTCCTTTGTCGATTTGCCCTCGCTTAAAATCttgcattttgattttgttagtGTATCGAAAGATCTGAATTTTTCACAGCTTCTCTCTGGGTGTCCTAATCTTGAGGACTTGGAGGTCAAGAATATGGTTTGTGAAAGTAAAGGAACGTTCGTCAGATTGCCCAAGTTGGTCAGAGCCAGCATCGATGAACATTTACTTCCATTGGAAACTGTTAAGAATGTTGAAGTTTTGTTCATCGATTGGGTAATGCCGCCGGTAAGGATTGTTGTTATTACtggaaaaattatattttgactcCCATCATTTACTTTCTGATGTGATGTAGTGTGGatcattgattttttaaaagaaaagatagtAGTACATTTATCAGTGATCTACATTAAACTACATCAACCATGACGTCAGAAAGTGAAAGATGGGAATCATAAGTATCATTGtcttattttctaattttaagggaatttatgatgttttgatattattttatatgtctTGCAGATATGTCCACGAAATTTGGATATTGACTTTCCGAATTTAGTTCAACTTCAATTGATTGTGCGATTTAGGGAGGATTGGCCTGGGGTTTTGAGAGTGCTCAAGCATTGTCCTAAGCTTCAAACTCTTGTCATTTGCATTAACAAGGTTTAATGATTTAAGCTTTTCAAGTATGAATTTTGTTGTTATCTTTTCTtcaaacattaatattaattcattttgttGTGATTGCTGTTATCAGATCAATCCTGAATTATTTGTAGCAAGCTATAAAGAAGAAGATGTTCGGCCATACCAACAAAGTGTTCCTGCATGCATTTCATCACACCTTAAATCCTGCTGTCTTAAAGGATACAGTGGTTCTGTAGATGAGTTTCAATTTGCAAGATATGTTATGGAGAATGCAAAATATCTAAGAACCATGAAAATCTGCATTTTTGGGGGAAAGATTAATATGATAAGAGAATTATTCTCGTTCATAAAGAGATCAGATATTTGTACACTTTCATTTGGATACGGTTAAGGACTGTTTTGGACATGAAACACTTTGAAGTTTCAAAATTCTGTGTTGTTTTTGTAATTCAAACTTCACATTTGTAATATGTGCAATGATCTTTATTAAAAGCGTAAGTATTTAAGAAAGGTGTATTGAAAATTTTCTGTGGATGATGATGCTGTAGTTTGTAATCAATGTTAGGATACTTTTTACTTTGCCGATGAACAAATGTGTATCATAAGCCTTTCTAATGCTGTTCATTCTTTAGGATTTTGAATTCTATGAACCATGCTCAATGTAAAGAGATTCATTGGAAAAGAATCAAAATTTACTTTCCGGTATTTATTTTGAGGTAATTATTGATTCTAGTTATTTTATGGTATCAGAACTAGAATTTTACATGGTTTAAAAGATGATAATGTTGGATGTAATCTTCGTATTACATTGATTAACGGGATAAATGATAAATTCTTGTAAACCCCGTCATGCTTTtaaagaacttttttttttttttcatataaatttgttatacTATCTATGATATTGTATGTAAATTTGGTGTTATTACTATATTATTGTAATCTCGTAACTAACACTATTTATGATTATTACCAAGACTACCAAATAAATGCAAGgaatatttatttttcgttGTTGAATGTTTAATAACTATCTTCATGACATATATATTCTTTTCTAATAAATTACCTAAAAGTTTAtctaacttttcttttctttttatataaaatccatgttaaaaattacagtaaatcttaaattaaatatgtcaaacattttaaaattgtacatttcaaatagaaactaaaaataaatattttattttattttgaaaacatcaataacaaaagaaaagtacATATGGATCTTATAAAAATGTTTAGCTAAAAGTatgaaagtaataataaaactaataacaaaCTTATTCTcaaatatcttatttattaaaagataataacaaaaataaaagcttaaatactaaatcatatattataaatgaattcaaaataaaataataaagttatatctgatataaaaacaaaacttaataaatattttttaaacagaataaaaataaaaatgaaacctAAAAAACAGTTCATACTATTACTACAAATAGTAGCTGATAAGTGATACCATTACACAAGTtgtttcaattcaaaatatggGAAATACAAACCCTAAACCATGACATACACATCAATTCAATGCAAAAATAAAACTTCTCAAAGGATTTGATAAGTGAGTTATTCCTATAAGAAACTGATGCAGCTATCTTAATTTTTGATATTTACTCTTTTCACCTAATTAAAGTctgttatatatatagtttcaATGCTTTAACGAGGTATAGGAATTCAAATTACACATTTATAATCTGCAATATCAATAGTATTCAACTTGTAAGACagaataattaattgatatatagtttcaatatcaattaagagagaataatttataaaataaaaaatattactctcCTTGACAGTACTAAGTAATGATGTTTAATATAATCCTTTATATGGATTAATTAGGTTAACTACAAATTCTAACCAATTCATCAtacatttaaactattttttggcaacaaaaattatttataaatatacatgtttataaaaaaagcataaaatattatataattcaacaaattaaaaaaaaatagagagagCATACTCGGATTACAATTAGATGTACTGCGTCCGGTCCATAtctatattataatattgaatCAAACTCCATTAATTACTGTTAATTTTCCATTATCTGCTGTTATTTTCTTGCCACAACTATGGGAACAATGCTTCAATAATactctattttaaaattgttcttgGAAGAAAAACATCTTTGATAATAGGATTTCATTACTTTTCTATAATAGTAAGTGAAATCTTGAAAAACAGAAGCATATTTGtaacaaataaatatgttataCACAATGGGTAAGGAgcaataacaaatttaatacctagataaaagatattgatttatttactaaataaatattttacaataaaactTCGGTCATTAACTTAaaactgttttttttataacaattaaaaatggtTCAAAATCTGTGCTTAAACCAAGTTCAACTAGTTTTGAAAAGTTATAAATCTTGAAAATtagaaaagtttaattttttttatatttacataatatGAATTgcttattaattatatatttataataat is a window of Vigna unguiculata cultivar IT97K-499-35 chromosome 4, ASM411807v1, whole genome shotgun sequence DNA encoding:
- the LOC114180930 gene encoding F-box/LRR-repeat protein At4g14103-like, which codes for MADMISNFPDDILLYILSFLPTKQVVVTSILCKRWNLLWRSVPSFDFHYDDLFDYDQEFDDDTHFLKLVDSFLLCRDTDQPIHRFRLNFSPNFYHPTNIVPWVKAAINGRVQHMDFHLYSLNVLPSVVFSCKTLVVLKLAFLIVENIHLFQLPSLKILHLNYVNYLHSEVIAIDLSKLFSGSPNLEDLVVKYTYICHESKFNRLPKLVRANIDALVPTEIVKNVELNNLQYTAEWPLEVLEILKHCPKLQTLAVYIYNKDHIYSSDESHEGEVWPYSQPVPQCISLYLKTCRLVNYKGTIDEFQFARSIMQNAKYLRTMKICADIDANDEEKLDMIRDLSSCEKTSNSFTLSFE
- the LOC114180931 gene encoding F-box/FBD/LRR-repeat protein At4g26340-like, which codes for MADIISNFPNDILCYILSFLPSQQVVATSVLSKRWNLLWRSVHSFDFDFGYHGRSIDTYEVDYYRFLFSMSSFLVWRDRNQPLHRFRLSCADIFNNFTSKSIKTAVSGFGRVQHIDLNLDSQMVMPSVVFTCKTLVVLRLAHITLSEISFVDLPSLKILHFDFVSVSKDLNFSQLLSGCPNLEDLEVKNMVCESKGTFVRLPKLVRASIDEHLLPLETVKNVEVLFIDWICPRNLDIDFPNLVQLQLIVRFREDWPGVLRVLKHCPKLQTLVICINKINPELFVASYKEEDVRPYQQSVPACISSHLKSCCLKGYSGSVDEFQFARYVMENAKYLRTMKICIFGGKINMIRELFSFIKRSDICTLSFGYG